One part of the Alligator mississippiensis isolate rAllMis1 chromosome 3, rAllMis1, whole genome shotgun sequence genome encodes these proteins:
- the LOC132249674 gene encoding myeloid-associated differentiation marker homolog isoform X1, whose translation MHEVVHFSKAPPGQSVTPQEQEKAPGEADGTYETLQLGDGSVDGTYETLQRGEGAARHGTQQCRGEPAMPVQHSSLVGNTKALTRPMGIMHLLEALFTCIAFSVVASNRGWWQANITWCMFSWCFCFSVTPVVLLVETVGLQHRIPVSWKDFRFTFTMYASLFTLSASVTYPFTEVRNELYCVEQDYRIAATFFSCLACMTYSVEVTMIHTTPGEVTGFMATMPGMLKVVETFIACIIFFFIFNTMFHDWHGALKWCLAVYCICFILSLVVIVLCISKCINWMSCASIKILSGYTLLAVLLYISATILWALYNFESNHRQPIWARDYWDHTFCTWDKPIAITVLTSINLVVYITDLVCSAHLIFRQA comes from the exons ATGCATGAGGTCGTGCACTTCTCCAAGGCCCCCCCAGGACAGAGTGTGACCCCCCAAGAGCAGGAgaaag CCCCAGGTGAGGCCGACGGCACCTATGAGACCCTCCAGCTGGGTGATGGATCAGTTGATGGCACCTACGAGACCCTCCAGCGGGGCGAGGGAGCAGCCAGACATGGGACCCAGCAGTGCAGAG GTGAACCAGCCATGCCGGTGCAGCACTCCAGTTTAGTGGGAAACACCAAGGCACTGACACGTCCAATGGGCATCATGCACCTGCTGGAAGCCCTTTTCACCTGCATTGCCTTCAGCGTGGTAGCCAGCAATAGGGGCTGGTGGCAAGCCAACATCACTTGGTGTATGTTTTCGTGGTGCTTCTGCTTCTCTGTGACACCTGTGGTGCTTCTGGTGGAGACTGTGGGGCTCCAGCACCGCATACCTGTCTCCTGGAAGGATTTCCGCTTCACCTTCACCATGTACGCCAGCCTTTTCACCCTCTCGGCCTCTGTCACCTATCCTTTCACTGAAGTCAGAAATGAACTATACTGCGTGGAGCAAGACTACCGCATTGCTGCCACTTTCTTCTCCTGCCTTGCCTGCATGACCTACTCCGTGGAGGTCACCATGATCCACACCACACCAGGCGAGGTCACTGGCTTCATGGCCACCATGCCTGGGATGCTCAAGGTGGTGGAAACCTTCATTGCCTGCATCATCTTTTTCTTCATCTTCAACACAATGTTTCACGATTGGCATGGGGCCTTGAAGTGGTGCCTGGCTGTGTACTGTATCTGCTTCATCCTTTCACTGGTTGTCATTGTGCTGTGCATCAGCAAGTGCATCAATTGGATGTCTTGTGCCTCCATCAAGATCCTCAGTGGATACACACTCCTGGCTGTGCTCCTCTACATCTCTGCCACCATCCTCTGGGCCCTCTACAACTTTGAAAGTAATCACAGGCAGCCCATTTGGGCCAGAGACTACTGGGATCACACCTTCTGTACCTGGGACAAGCCAATAGCCATCACTGTGCTCACTTCCATCAACCTGGTGGTCTACATCACCGACCTGGTCTGCTCTGCCCACCTCATCTTCAGACAAGCCTAG
- the LOC132249674 gene encoding myeloid-associated differentiation marker homolog isoform X2, with product MAPGEADGTYETLQLGDGSVDGTYETLQRGEGAARHGTQQCRGEPAMPVQHSSLVGNTKALTRPMGIMHLLEALFTCIAFSVVASNRGWWQANITWCMFSWCFCFSVTPVVLLVETVGLQHRIPVSWKDFRFTFTMYASLFTLSASVTYPFTEVRNELYCVEQDYRIAATFFSCLACMTYSVEVTMIHTTPGEVTGFMATMPGMLKVVETFIACIIFFFIFNTMFHDWHGALKWCLAVYCICFILSLVVIVLCISKCINWMSCASIKILSGYTLLAVLLYISATILWALYNFESNHRQPIWARDYWDHTFCTWDKPIAITVLTSINLVVYITDLVCSAHLIFRQA from the exons ATGG CCCCAGGTGAGGCCGACGGCACCTATGAGACCCTCCAGCTGGGTGATGGATCAGTTGATGGCACCTACGAGACCCTCCAGCGGGGCGAGGGAGCAGCCAGACATGGGACCCAGCAGTGCAGAG GTGAACCAGCCATGCCGGTGCAGCACTCCAGTTTAGTGGGAAACACCAAGGCACTGACACGTCCAATGGGCATCATGCACCTGCTGGAAGCCCTTTTCACCTGCATTGCCTTCAGCGTGGTAGCCAGCAATAGGGGCTGGTGGCAAGCCAACATCACTTGGTGTATGTTTTCGTGGTGCTTCTGCTTCTCTGTGACACCTGTGGTGCTTCTGGTGGAGACTGTGGGGCTCCAGCACCGCATACCTGTCTCCTGGAAGGATTTCCGCTTCACCTTCACCATGTACGCCAGCCTTTTCACCCTCTCGGCCTCTGTCACCTATCCTTTCACTGAAGTCAGAAATGAACTATACTGCGTGGAGCAAGACTACCGCATTGCTGCCACTTTCTTCTCCTGCCTTGCCTGCATGACCTACTCCGTGGAGGTCACCATGATCCACACCACACCAGGCGAGGTCACTGGCTTCATGGCCACCATGCCTGGGATGCTCAAGGTGGTGGAAACCTTCATTGCCTGCATCATCTTTTTCTTCATCTTCAACACAATGTTTCACGATTGGCATGGGGCCTTGAAGTGGTGCCTGGCTGTGTACTGTATCTGCTTCATCCTTTCACTGGTTGTCATTGTGCTGTGCATCAGCAAGTGCATCAATTGGATGTCTTGTGCCTCCATCAAGATCCTCAGTGGATACACACTCCTGGCTGTGCTCCTCTACATCTCTGCCACCATCCTCTGGGCCCTCTACAACTTTGAAAGTAATCACAGGCAGCCCATTTGGGCCAGAGACTACTGGGATCACACCTTCTGTACCTGGGACAAGCCAATAGCCATCACTGTGCTCACTTCCATCAACCTGGTGGTCTACATCACCGACCTGGTCTGCTCTGCCCACCTCATCTTCAGACAAGCCTAG